From Mycteria americana isolate JAX WOST 10 ecotype Jacksonville Zoo and Gardens chromosome 4, USCA_MyAme_1.0, whole genome shotgun sequence, one genomic window encodes:
- the SLC10A4 gene encoding sodium/bile acid cotransporter 4, with the protein MAGSAQPPAAAGAAGPDGGSLAGDGEAFGDRSLRQGLSVLVGLALCVTMLGLGCAVELGQLGQQLRRPVGLLLALLGQFVAMPLLAFLLALIFALDEVAAVAVLLCGCCPGGNLSNLMSVLVDGDMNLSIIMTASSTLLALFLMPLCLWVYSRHWINTTLVQLLPLGAVSLTLGSTLLPIGLGVLIRYRHPRAADLLVKISLWSLLVTLVILFILTGTMLGPDLLAHIPASVYAIAVLMPLAGYALGYGLATVFKMPPHCRRTVSLETGCQNVQLCTAILKLTFPPELIGSMYMFPLLYALFQSAEAGLFVLVYKMYGRGSYKQDTLGEEEDTDISYKKLKEEEVADTSYGTVITEEHSSIQMEPTQTAL; encoded by the exons ATGGCCGGCTCCGCgcagccgccggcggcggcgggggccgccggtCCCGACGGCGGGTCGCTGGCGGGGGACGGCGAGGCTTTCGGGGACCGCTCCCTCAGGCAGGGCTTGAGCGTGCTGGTGGGGCTGGCGCTCTGCGTGAccatgctggggctgggctgcgccgtggagctggggcagctggggcagcagctgcgGCGGcccgtggggctgctgctggcgctgctggggCAGTTCGTGGCCATGCCGCTGCTGGCCTTCCTCCTCGCCCTCATCTTCGCCCTGGACGAGGTGGCGGCcgtggctgtgctgctgtgcgGCTGCTGCCCCGGCGGCAACCTCTCCAACCTCATGTCGGTGCTCGTCGACGGGGACATGAACCTCAG CATTATCATGACGGCGTCCTCCACGCTGCTGGCCCTCTTCCTGATGCCCCTCTGCCTCTGGGTCTACAGCCGCCACTGGATCAACACGACCCTGgtgcagctgctgcccctggggGCGGTGAGCCTGACGCTgggcagcaccctgctgcccaTCGGCCTGGGGGTGCTCATCCGATACCGGCACCCCCGCGCCGCCGACCTCCTGGTTAAG ATTTCCCTGTGGTCCCTCTTGGTGACTCTGGTGATCCTGTTCATCCTGACTGGGACCATGCTGGGCCCAGATCTGTTGGCACATATTCCTGCGTCTGTCTACGCCATTGCGGTGCTGATGCCTCTAGCGGGGTATGCCTTGGGATATGGCTTAGCCACCGTCTTTAAAATGCCCCCACACTGCAGGAGAACAGTGTCTTTGGAAACAGGGTGCCAAAACGTCCAGCTCTGCACCGCCATCCTAAAACTCACCTTCCCCCCGGAGCTCATAGGGAGCATGTACATGTTTCCCTTGCTTTACGCGCTTTTTCAGTCGGCAGAAGCGGGACTCTTTGTGCTGGTATACAAGATGTATGGGAGAGGCAGCTACAAACAAGATACGCTCGGTGAAGAGGAAGACACAGATATTTCCTACAAGAAActgaaggaagaggaggtggcCGATACTTCATATGGCACAGTGATCACAGAGGAGCACAGCTCCATTCAGATGGAGCCGACGCAGACGGCGCTTTAG
- the ZAR1 gene encoding zygote arrest protein 1: MAEEAMESYLYAAYHPYSYRYPPPKGKGGAAGGWRPRGSGYFSGYGEAAAAAEYFDNYQRAQLKAILSQVNPNLTPRLRKANTKEVGVQVNPRQDASVQCSLGPRTLLRRRPGPAAGPRPREAEQEREQEQGSPATTSTRAVRFPRTIAVYSPMASRRLTAFLEEPGPEPERRPQQEETAAAAVEEEPAALREQREAEAAAVRASWEKPPDGGAEPLGQRPAEPLGQRPAATPEPPAAGREESRQEEAAAARAEPPATPQKREPAASKTRLRFQFLEQKYGYYHCKDCNIRWESAYVWCVQGTNKVYFRQFCRTCQKSYNPYRVEDITCQSCKQTRCTCPVKMRHVDPKRPHRQDLCGRCKGKRLSCDSTFSFKYII; this comes from the exons ATGGCGGAGGAGGCGATGGAGAGCTACCTGTACGCCGCCTACCACCCCTACTCCTACCGCTACCCGCCGCCCAAGGGCaaggggggggcggcgggcggctggcggccgcggggcagcggctACTTCTCGGGCTAcggggaggcagcggcggccgccgAGTACTTCGACAACTACCAGCGGGCGCAGCTGAAGGCCATCCTCTCCCAGGTCAACCCCAACCTGACGCCGCGGCTCCGCAAGGCCAACACCAAGGAGGTGGGCGTCCAGGTCAACCCACGGCAGGACGCCTCGGTGCAGTGCTCCCTCGGGCCGCGCACGCTgctgcgccgccgccccggccccgccgccgggccgcggccccgcgaggcggagcaggagcgggagcaggagcagggcagccccgccaCCACCAGCACCCGCGCCGTGCGCTTCCCCCGCACCATCGCCGTCTACTCGCCCATGGCGTCCCGCAGACTCACCGCCTTCCTGGAGGAGCCGGGCCCGGAGCCGGAGCGGCGGCCGCAGCAGGAggagacggcggcggcggccgtcgAGGAGGAGCCGGCCGCGctgcgggagcagcgggaggcggaggcggccgcCGTGCGGGCGAGCTGGGAGAAGCCCCCCGACGGCGGCGCCGAGCCGctggggcagcgcccggccgagCCGctggggcagcgcccggccgcgaCCCcggagccgccggcggcggggcgggaggagagccggcaggaggaggcggcggcagcgcgggcagaGCCGCCGGCCACCCCCCAGAAGCGGGAGCCGGCGGCGAGCAAGACCCGCCTGCGCTTCCAG TTCCTGGAGCAGAAGTACGGCTACTACCACTGCAAGGACTGCAACATCCGCTGGGAGAGCGCCTACGTCTGGTGCGTCCAGGGCACCAACAAG GTCTATTTCCGGCAGTTCTGCCGAACCTGCCAGAAGTCCTACAACCCGTACCGCGTGGAGGACATCACCTGCCAG AGCTGCAAGCAGACGAGGTGCACCTGCCCCGTGAAGATGCGCCACGTGGATCCCAAGAGGCCCCATCGCCAGGACCTCTGTGGGAGATGCAAAGGGAAACGCCTCTCCTGCGATAGCACATTTAGTTTCAAATACATCATCTGA